In Aquiflexum balticum DSM 16537, a single genomic region encodes these proteins:
- a CDS encoding PD-(D/E)XK nuclease family protein — protein sequence MNSFLRNTAQEIIQTYPELQNLVVVLPNRRAGLFFTKHLGTLIDKPTWMPEIKTIEDVFYQYAGQRPSDDLTLIFELYKVYQSLHPEPETFDRFYFWGEMILKDFNDVDQFMAEAKKLYLYLYEIKEIESDLSFLTDQQIALIRQFWDSFQNQGRGHQEKFLKFWQILYPLYDAFKASLNVSGMAYSGMLYRKVAEKLDVIATPEKQYVFIGFNAFTKTEEKLIKHFVLEFGAKIFWDIDTYYLEDKNQEAGLFFREYRKDPVFGPTFPKEIPEQIANRKAKIQTYATPLKTNQANLVGSLLEKVDKNENWEETVIILPDEQLLFPVLHTLPENIDKVNVTMGYPVKNTPVYAFLEAVLEMQRYIKIEDGMPLFYHQPLKSLLSSIYLQSVNPTFVADLLREMKEQNQIYITQNKLHKGGAFFELIFRPLGSEQLFPYLSTLMEELAKRLGEEPLQRSYLYQCFKQLNRLRENFEKQEGLSVDREFFIRLFRQVFREVKLPFEGEPLQGLQVMGVLESRNLDFKRVIICNMNESSFPPAGSLNSLIPYNIRRAFGLPVQEQNDAIYAYTFYRLLQSAEEVHMIYTTAADQGKAGEKSRYIQQMDVEMGLDMKEEVIYVPVDLKETASIVIEKNEEVLQLLEKYVVNPDGKSRSTFSPSALSVYLDCRLKFYLRYLAGIKEKEEVKEEIDASVFGNIAHYSMEFLYEGFQERKKRSVIAKEDFGDLKKNWVFPAIEKGVRKFYHLDENADTKLSGQMAIVRDVLQKYIQRLLEIDQEAAPFQILSMEQAHQAKFQIDTRKGKVEVGLEGYIDRVDEQQGTVRLIDYKSGADKKEFSSIESLFDREDKNRNKAAMQTMYYGLLYQAMCPENRKSLKPALFNFKEIFKENFNPYLQLKEPKGKALEIENYNEHAQFYENGLKQLLEDMFDPDVPFSQTDDWDKCKYCAYKEICGR from the coding sequence ATGAACAGTTTTTTAAGGAATACCGCCCAGGAAATCATTCAAACCTATCCAGAATTACAAAACTTGGTTGTTGTACTTCCAAATAGGAGGGCAGGGCTTTTTTTTACCAAACACTTGGGTACTTTGATCGATAAGCCCACTTGGATGCCTGAGATCAAGACCATTGAAGATGTCTTTTACCAATATGCCGGACAAAGGCCCTCAGATGACTTGACTTTGATTTTTGAACTCTATAAAGTCTATCAGAGCCTTCATCCTGAACCGGAAACCTTTGACCGATTCTATTTCTGGGGAGAGATGATTCTCAAAGATTTCAACGATGTGGATCAGTTTATGGCGGAAGCCAAAAAACTATATTTATATCTTTATGAGATCAAAGAAATAGAATCTGATCTGAGTTTTCTGACTGACCAGCAAATTGCTTTGATCAGACAATTTTGGGATTCATTCCAAAATCAGGGTAGGGGACATCAGGAAAAATTCCTCAAATTCTGGCAGATTTTATATCCTTTGTATGATGCTTTCAAAGCTTCTCTGAATGTTTCCGGAATGGCTTACTCAGGAATGCTATATCGAAAAGTTGCCGAAAAATTGGATGTGATTGCGACACCTGAAAAGCAATATGTTTTTATAGGTTTCAATGCTTTTACCAAAACAGAGGAAAAGCTGATCAAGCATTTTGTTTTGGAATTTGGTGCCAAGATCTTTTGGGATATTGATACCTATTATTTGGAAGACAAAAATCAGGAAGCGGGCTTGTTTTTCAGGGAATACCGAAAAGACCCTGTTTTTGGGCCGACTTTTCCCAAAGAAATACCAGAACAAATTGCAAACCGAAAGGCAAAAATCCAAACCTATGCAACTCCACTCAAAACCAATCAGGCCAATTTGGTAGGTTCTTTATTGGAGAAGGTTGACAAAAATGAAAACTGGGAGGAAACAGTCATCATCTTGCCGGATGAACAGCTGCTATTTCCTGTTCTGCACACCTTACCCGAAAACATTGACAAAGTCAATGTCACGATGGGCTATCCTGTCAAAAACACGCCGGTTTATGCGTTTTTGGAAGCAGTGCTGGAAATGCAGCGTTATATTAAAATTGAGGATGGAATGCCTTTATTTTATCATCAACCCTTGAAAAGTCTCCTTTCCTCCATTTACCTCCAATCTGTCAATCCAACTTTTGTGGCGGATCTGCTTAGGGAAATGAAAGAACAGAATCAGATTTACATCACCCAAAATAAGTTGCATAAGGGAGGGGCGTTCTTTGAATTGATTTTCAGACCGCTTGGCAGTGAACAGTTATTTCCTTACCTCTCTACCTTGATGGAGGAACTCGCCAAACGATTGGGGGAAGAACCCCTTCAGCGCTCTTACCTTTATCAGTGTTTCAAGCAATTGAATAGGCTTAGGGAGAATTTTGAGAAGCAGGAAGGACTTTCTGTGGACCGGGAATTTTTCATTCGTTTGTTCCGTCAGGTTTTCAGAGAGGTCAAATTGCCCTTTGAAGGAGAACCCTTGCAGGGATTGCAGGTCATGGGGGTATTGGAATCCAGAAACCTGGATTTCAAACGTGTCATCATCTGCAACATGAATGAAAGCAGTTTTCCACCTGCAGGTAGTCTCAATTCATTGATTCCCTATAATATCCGCAGGGCTTTTGGATTACCGGTTCAGGAACAGAATGATGCCATTTATGCCTACACCTTTTATCGCTTATTGCAAAGTGCAGAAGAGGTGCATATGATTTATACTACGGCAGCAGACCAAGGAAAAGCTGGGGAAAAAAGCAGGTATATTCAGCAAATGGATGTGGAAATGGGTTTGGACATGAAAGAGGAGGTCATCTATGTACCTGTTGACCTCAAGGAGACTGCTTCTATTGTGATTGAAAAGAATGAAGAAGTACTTCAATTGCTGGAAAAGTATGTGGTAAATCCTGATGGGAAATCGAGAAGTACTTTTTCTCCATCGGCCCTAAGTGTGTATTTGGATTGTAGGTTGAAGTTTTATCTCAGGTATCTGGCCGGCATTAAAGAAAAAGAGGAAGTAAAAGAAGAAATTGATGCTTCGGTCTTTGGAAATATTGCCCATTACAGTATGGAGTTTTTGTATGAAGGTTTTCAGGAGAGGAAAAAGCGATCTGTAATTGCGAAGGAAGATTTTGGGGATTTGAAGAAAAACTGGGTTTTTCCGGCCATTGAAAAAGGAGTAAGAAAATTCTATCATTTGGATGAAAATGCTGATACCAAGCTTAGCGGTCAGATGGCAATCGTAAGGGATGTCTTACAGAAATATATCCAAAGACTCTTGGAAATCGATCAGGAAGCAGCCCCATTTCAAATCCTTTCCATGGAACAAGCCCATCAGGCCAAATTCCAAATCGACACCAGAAAAGGTAAAGTTGAAGTTGGTTTGGAAGGCTATATTGATCGGGTGGATGAACAGCAGGGAACAGTGAGGTTGATAGATTATAAGTCCGGTGCTGACAAAAAGGAATTTAGCAGTATAGAATCTCTTTTTGATCGGGAAGATAAAAACCGTAATAAAGCAGCCATGCAGACCATGTATTATGGATTGCTCTACCAAGCAATGTGTCCAGAAAACAGGAAGTCATTGAAACCAGCGCTCTTTAATTTCAAAGAAATATTTAAAGAAAATTTTAATCCCTATTTGCAGCTTAAAGAACCAAAAGGTAAGGCTTTAGAAATAGAGAATTATAATGAGCATGCCCAATTTTATGAAAATGGATTAAAACAATTATTGGAAGATATGTTTGATCCTGATGTGCCATTTTCACAAACAGATGATTGGGATAAGTGTAAGTATTGTGCCTATAAAGAGATTTGTGGAAGGTAA
- a CDS encoding histidine phosphatase family protein — MKLYFKQICLLIFFPLLISSCLEKEMEENLIISEDYIDGVFFVEHLDQGVQIKIETNKPAKFFPNSERQTFDIEESGFAELSLPQGVYWIDCSFEESPSFIETIPILIMKNKAHAIRTVGSLINMKQDHQGFALVLRHVDARIGEDKVDSPIPEWWKSCDPEVARQLNENGRRNGKKIGDAIKKLQIPIGTAISSEFCRAVQTIEAMELDLEIETDSRLNHENANPNDPMFEDVFDIIRENNAAGVQLLVGHYNMLEANPHRNLFRPFNMSDGFLMKANSQKELEFVGSVPLFLWSLFE, encoded by the coding sequence ATGAAACTTTATTTCAAACAGATCTGCCTTTTGATCTTTTTTCCTCTGTTGATTTCTTCCTGTTTGGAAAAAGAAATGGAAGAAAATTTGATTATCTCTGAAGATTATATTGATGGGGTGTTTTTTGTGGAACACCTGGATCAAGGAGTACAAATTAAGATTGAGACAAATAAGCCTGCAAAGTTTTTTCCTAATTCTGAACGTCAAACCTTTGATATTGAAGAATCTGGTTTTGCTGAACTGTCACTTCCTCAAGGGGTTTATTGGATTGATTGTTCTTTTGAGGAAAGTCCGAGTTTTATTGAAACAATACCCATCCTTATCATGAAAAATAAGGCTCATGCCATCCGGACAGTTGGTTCTCTGATAAATATGAAACAAGATCATCAGGGTTTTGCTTTGGTTTTGAGACATGTTGATGCCAGAATCGGAGAGGATAAAGTAGATTCACCTATACCGGAATGGTGGAAATCCTGTGACCCGGAAGTTGCCAGACAGTTGAATGAGAATGGTAGAAGGAACGGAAAAAAAATAGGTGACGCCATCAAAAAACTTCAAATTCCTATTGGAACTGCCATCAGTAGTGAGTTTTGCCGTGCAGTTCAAACCATAGAGGCAATGGAATTAGATCTTGAAATTGAAACTGATTCAAGGTTGAATCATGAAAATGCAAATCCCAATGATCCGATGTTTGAAGATGTTTTCGATATAATCAGGGAAAATAATGCAGCAGGAGTACAGCTTTTGGTCGGCCATTATAATATGCTGGAAGCAAATCCTCATAGAAATCTTTTCAGGCCATTTAATATGTCAGATGGGTTTCTAATGAAAGCAAATAGTCAAAAGGAACTTGAGTTTGTAGGTTCAGTTCCCTTGTTTCTGTGGTCTTTGTTTGAATAA
- a CDS encoding glycoside hydrolase family 32 protein: MKKSLFIIISLFSVFFACKTTEEKSSQLDTKSFTEPFRPQYHFSPEANWMNDPNGMVYLDGEYHLFYQYYPDSTVWGPMHWGHAVSTDLVHWEHLPIAIYPDKNGWIFSGSAVIDHNNTSGLGSPQNPAMIAIFTYHDPVGEKEGRVDFQTQGIAYSLDKGRTWTVYADNPVLKNPGIKDFRDPKVRWYADSEGNGKWIMSLAVWDKISFYSSPNLLDWTFESDFNPDWAAYGGVWECPDLFPLTDTDGTQKWILFVSINPGGPQGGSATQYFVGNFDGKTFSTESSETLWLDYGADNYAGVTWSNVPESDGRTLFIGWMSNWQYAQIVPTHPWRSATTLPRNLELVKKDNGYLVASRPVKEIEKLRTESITVSGNSFELENELVELLLSPNQEDFKIHISNDKGDRVIIEKSDQELKIDRTQSGFIDFSTEFPAVHNAPLHAIDVKNIRLFIDRSSIEIFINDGELVMTELVFPTFPFTNVNLEGISDSNTLHYLNGIW; the protein is encoded by the coding sequence ATGAAAAAATCTCTTTTTATCATCATTTCTTTGTTTTCAGTTTTTTTTGCCTGTAAAACAACAGAGGAGAAATCGAGTCAGTTAGACACCAAATCTTTCACTGAGCCCTTTCGCCCTCAATATCATTTTTCTCCTGAAGCGAATTGGATGAATGACCCGAATGGGATGGTGTATTTGGATGGAGAATATCATTTGTTTTATCAATATTATCCTGATAGCACAGTTTGGGGACCAATGCATTGGGGACATGCGGTTTCTACAGACTTGGTACATTGGGAGCATTTGCCCATCGCCATTTATCCTGACAAAAACGGTTGGATTTTCTCCGGTTCGGCGGTGATAGACCATAACAATACCAGCGGTTTGGGTTCACCTCAAAATCCAGCCATGATTGCAATTTTTACCTATCATGACCCTGTCGGCGAAAAAGAAGGTAGAGTTGATTTCCAGACTCAGGGCATTGCCTACAGCCTGGACAAAGGTAGGACTTGGACCGTCTATGCAGATAATCCGGTTCTTAAGAATCCTGGGATCAAGGATTTCCGTGATCCTAAGGTTAGGTGGTATGCTGATTCAGAAGGAAATGGAAAATGGATTATGTCCTTGGCTGTTTGGGATAAAATCAGCTTCTATTCTTCACCTAATTTGTTGGACTGGACTTTTGAAAGTGACTTCAATCCGGATTGGGCAGCCTATGGGGGAGTTTGGGAATGTCCGGACCTATTTCCGCTGACTGATACGGACGGTACCCAAAAATGGATCCTTTTTGTAAGCATCAATCCTGGAGGCCCTCAGGGAGGTTCCGCAACGCAGTATTTTGTAGGAAATTTCGATGGCAAAACTTTCTCTACCGAAAGTTCAGAAACCTTATGGCTTGATTACGGTGCGGATAATTATGCCGGAGTAACCTGGTCAAATGTACCTGAATCAGATGGAAGAACGCTGTTTATTGGCTGGATGAGCAATTGGCAATATGCCCAAATCGTTCCTACCCACCCTTGGCGCTCCGCCACCACACTTCCAAGAAACCTTGAATTGGTCAAAAAAGATAATGGATATTTAGTCGCATCAAGACCTGTCAAAGAAATAGAAAAATTAAGAACGGAATCAATAACTGTCTCAGGAAATTCCTTCGAATTAGAAAATGAGTTAGTTGAGCTTTTACTTTCTCCTAATCAAGAAGATTTCAAAATCCATATTTCCAATGATAAAGGAGATAGGGTGATTATTGAAAAATCAGATCAAGAATTGAAAATTGACCGAACTCAATCTGGATTTATTGATTTCAGCACGGAATTCCCCGCAGTACATAATGCTCCTTTACATGCAATTGACGTAAAAAATATCAGGCTATTTATCGATCGATCATCCATCGAAATTTTTATCAATGATGGTGAACTGGTAATGACTGAATTGGTCTTTCCAACTTTTCCTTTTACTAATGTAAATTTGGAGGGAATTTCAGATAGTAACACGCTGCATTATTTAAATGGGATTTGGTGA
- a CDS encoding UvrD-helicase domain-containing protein: MESRPFIIYKSSAGSGKTYTLATEYLKLALISPESFRTILAVTFTNKATQEMKERILKELKRLKTEVRPDERMDSEILKALGVGVDELKVRAAQSLTAILHDYGRFSVSTIDSFFQKVVRAFAREMDLNAKFEVELDQDDVLDRVVDRVVGKVMEDEFLHKWLVDYAVEQIQNGKSWDIRKNIKSLGRQIFQEDFKKYSVEIKEFLKENENVNFLQKYLRDRKKEILKITLQLKEEANHIREANGLQWTDFSGGSRSFALKFDKLGDRNQPVLELSPTQVNLPDSEDGWYSKSSKQIDAIVSAYHQGLGNILAQFEPLFIKWNTLEAISKNISVYGIFRNLLEELTNVKDEENMLLISDANEFLKEITRENDAPFIYEKVGNQYKNYLIDEFQDTSGFQWASFKPLLENSLAQGNINLLVGDVKQSIYRWRGGEMKLLLEQVEIEIGAQNIDHRDLDTNFRSLPNIIAFNNALFKKLPQSFEQVVTHSYRAEDAGIISKAYQDVFQYVSSKKEASDYKGKVRFEFIDVKESEEEEGKFEEQVLSRLPKMVMELQDRGYDLKDIAFLVRKKSEGEAIADTLMAFASENPELEYRFDVLSDESMFLHKSASVKALVAGLKYLHDPEDKVQFKSMWYYRSVLRNEPVNHDLFALDKTPVHLKDKINAFQEKQNTLLQLPLMEALEELIAELDLQESGIEKAYLSGFKEAVFDFTANNRADLPGFLGWWEENQDKRTVKIPEGHEAMRILTIHKSKGLQFKVVLMPFLKWTIFDMSKENVIWSPFQDKEEGLNVIIPLSLNAKLAKSDFRETYAEEAIMAYLDSLNMIYVALTRAEEGIWGISPFKQEFKKDISLNYMQIHLQQVLSSSMDGSDGLSLSEFFDPESKTFDFGDWPQKVVKEKVDFEIPDLRWNYQNWTELLEVKQYAVDFSKEGLDQRQKRDFGLLVHELLEKSRTHADINMHLEAFYFEGRLDESEKNEVSIQLDKLFDNPVFASWFEGEGQLMAEQGILLPDGSQKRPDRIILKDKEVIIVDFKTGSEFEKHQKQVKEYMDLVASLSQKTSKGYLCYLEDGKIVEVENWRK, from the coding sequence ATGGAAAGCAGACCTTTTATCATCTATAAATCCTCAGCAGGCTCGGGTAAAACTTACACCCTTGCCACCGAGTACCTCAAGTTGGCCTTGATTTCCCCGGAGAGTTTCAGGACTATTTTGGCAGTGACTTTTACCAATAAGGCTACCCAGGAGATGAAAGAACGGATTTTGAAGGAATTGAAGCGATTGAAAACTGAGGTCAGGCCTGATGAAAGGATGGATTCAGAAATCCTGAAAGCATTGGGAGTCGGGGTGGATGAACTGAAAGTCCGTGCTGCACAATCTCTTACTGCCATACTGCATGATTATGGTCGGTTTTCTGTCAGTACGATTGACAGTTTTTTTCAGAAAGTGGTAAGGGCTTTTGCCCGTGAAATGGACCTGAATGCCAAATTTGAGGTGGAATTGGATCAGGATGATGTGTTGGATAGGGTTGTGGATAGGGTAGTAGGCAAAGTTATGGAGGATGAGTTTTTGCATAAATGGTTGGTGGATTATGCAGTCGAACAAATACAAAACGGAAAATCCTGGGACATTCGAAAAAATATAAAATCTCTGGGCAGGCAGATTTTTCAGGAGGACTTTAAAAAGTATAGTGTCGAAATCAAGGAATTTTTAAAGGAAAATGAAAATGTGAATTTCCTTCAAAAATACCTCAGAGATAGAAAAAAGGAGATTTTAAAAATCACCTTGCAACTCAAAGAAGAAGCAAACCACATCCGGGAAGCCAATGGATTACAGTGGACTGATTTCTCAGGAGGCTCAAGATCTTTTGCGCTTAAATTCGATAAATTGGGAGACAGAAACCAACCGGTTTTAGAATTAAGTCCCACACAAGTCAATTTACCCGATTCCGAAGATGGATGGTATTCAAAAAGCAGCAAACAAATTGATGCCATTGTTTCTGCCTATCATCAAGGTTTAGGTAATATTCTTGCCCAATTTGAACCACTGTTCATCAAATGGAATACCCTTGAGGCGATTTCCAAAAACATCTCCGTTTATGGGATTTTCAGGAACTTATTGGAAGAACTTACCAATGTAAAGGATGAGGAAAACATGTTGCTCATCTCGGATGCCAACGAATTTCTCAAAGAAATCACAAGGGAAAACGATGCGCCATTTATTTATGAGAAAGTCGGTAACCAATATAAAAACTACCTGATCGATGAATTTCAGGATACTTCAGGCTTTCAGTGGGCAAGTTTCAAGCCCCTACTTGAAAATTCCCTTGCACAGGGAAATATCAATCTGCTTGTTGGTGATGTCAAACAATCGATCTACCGTTGGAGAGGTGGGGAGATGAAATTGCTGTTGGAACAGGTGGAAATTGAAATAGGTGCTCAAAACATTGACCATAGAGACTTGGATACCAATTTCAGGAGTTTGCCCAATATCATTGCTTTTAACAATGCCCTGTTTAAGAAGCTTCCGCAATCATTTGAGCAGGTGGTGACCCATTCGTATCGCGCTGAAGATGCAGGTATTATTTCCAAGGCTTATCAGGATGTTTTTCAATATGTATCTTCAAAAAAAGAAGCGTCTGATTATAAAGGAAAAGTCAGGTTTGAGTTTATCGATGTGAAGGAGAGTGAAGAAGAGGAAGGGAAATTTGAAGAGCAGGTATTAAGCCGATTGCCAAAAATGGTTATGGAATTGCAGGATAGGGGCTATGATTTGAAAGATATTGCTTTTTTGGTCAGAAAGAAATCGGAAGGTGAAGCTATTGCGGATACCTTGATGGCTTTTGCTTCTGAAAATCCTGAATTGGAATACCGCTTTGATGTGCTGTCCGACGAATCCATGTTCCTGCACAAATCCGCTTCGGTCAAAGCATTGGTAGCAGGATTGAAATACCTGCATGACCCTGAGGACAAAGTGCAGTTTAAGAGCATGTGGTATTACCGGTCGGTATTGCGGAATGAACCCGTAAACCATGATCTTTTTGCTTTGGACAAAACCCCGGTTCATTTAAAGGATAAAATAAATGCATTTCAGGAAAAGCAAAACACCTTATTGCAATTGCCTTTGATGGAAGCCTTGGAGGAATTGATTGCTGAATTGGATTTGCAGGAATCAGGTATAGAAAAAGCCTACCTATCCGGTTTTAAGGAAGCTGTTTTCGATTTTACTGCAAATAATAGGGCCGATCTTCCGGGTTTCTTGGGTTGGTGGGAGGAAAATCAAGACAAAAGAACGGTCAAAATTCCTGAAGGGCATGAAGCCATGAGAATTCTCACCATTCATAAATCCAAAGGTTTGCAATTTAAGGTGGTGCTGATGCCATTTTTGAAATGGACAATTTTTGATATGAGTAAAGAAAATGTAATTTGGTCTCCTTTTCAAGATAAGGAAGAGGGTCTGAATGTCATCATTCCTTTAAGCTTAAATGCCAAACTTGCCAAATCGGATTTCAGGGAAACCTATGCAGAAGAAGCCATCATGGCCTATTTGGACAGTTTGAATATGATTTATGTGGCTTTGACCAGGGCTGAGGAAGGAATATGGGGGATTTCTCCTTTCAAACAGGAGTTCAAGAAAGACATTTCTTTGAACTATATGCAAATCCATTTGCAACAAGTGCTCAGCAGCTCTATGGATGGATCTGATGGACTTTCGCTTTCAGAATTTTTTGATCCTGAATCAAAAACATTTGATTTTGGGGATTGGCCACAAAAAGTTGTTAAAGAAAAAGTGGATTTCGAAATACCGGATCTGCGCTGGAACTATCAGAACTGGACTGAATTGCTGGAGGTCAAGCAATATGCTGTTGATTTTTCCAAAGAAGGCTTGGATCAAAGACAGAAGCGGGATTTTGGTTTGTTGGTTCATGAGCTATTAGAGAAGTCCCGTACCCATGCTGATATCAACATGCATTTGGAGGCATTTTACTTTGAAGGCCGATTGGATGAATCGGAAAAAAATGAAGTTAGTATACAATTGGATAAGCTGTTTGATAATCCTGTTTTTGCATCTTGGTTTGAAGGAGAGGGACAGTTGATGGCCGAGCAGGGTATTTTACTTCCAGATGGTTCCCAAAAGCGCCCAGATAGAATCATTCTTAAAGACAAAGAGGTAATAATTGTGGATTTTAAGACAGGTTCTGAATTTGAGAAACATCAAAAGCAGGTGAAAGAGTATATGGATTTGGTGGCATCTTTAAGTCAAAAGACCAGCAAAGGTTATTTGTGCTATTTGGAAGATGGAAAGATTGTGGAAGTTGAAAATTGGAGAAAATGA
- a CDS encoding S8 family peptidase, with protein sequence MDLTESEKKNWFHLDLLNDTIPGLSLNRAYTEIIKDKKGAPVTVAVLDSGMDLDHEDLMEVLWSNSREIPGNSIDNDNNGYIDDIHGYNFLGESYHEQVEYTRILRLGIGDESYQEKAKTAYNKEFSEITEGFEQMQGMAFFLEEADKFIVRELGKSTYEAADLKNIEPDNEMAEQILFFLKEMLSYGDNIEDLKVMIAEGITQMDTRLNYHLNIDFNGREKVGDDPYDITDLGYGNGNPKNLVKDESHATHVAGIIAAKRDNSLGILGVADNVSIMSIRAVPDGDEYDKDVALGIRYAVDNGAKIINASFGKSFSPNAEWVYDALKYAASKDVLFVLAAGNDGNDMDDLNNPNFPNDHQFVKGQEFIDNVITVGALTPYFGEDLVAVFSNFGKENVDVFAPGDDIYSTMPENEYDFQGGTSMAAPMVSGLAALIRSHYPQLSAAQVKKIIMESGIKPKLNVVVAGDPEKVLPFEQLSKSGKMVNAYNALIMAEKVARGKTKL encoded by the coding sequence ATGGATCTCACTGAGTCGGAAAAGAAAAACTGGTTTCATCTTGATCTCTTAAATGACACGATTCCTGGTTTGAGTCTGAACAGGGCCTATACTGAAATCATTAAAGATAAAAAAGGTGCCCCTGTGACAGTAGCGGTTTTGGATTCAGGAATGGACTTGGATCACGAGGATTTAATGGAAGTACTTTGGTCAAATTCAAGGGAAATTCCAGGAAACAGTATAGACAATGACAACAACGGATACATAGATGATATCCATGGTTATAATTTCCTGGGTGAATCCTATCATGAACAAGTAGAATATACAAGAATATTAAGGTTGGGAATCGGGGATGAATCCTATCAAGAAAAAGCAAAAACTGCTTACAATAAGGAATTCTCAGAGATTACAGAAGGTTTTGAACAGATGCAGGGAATGGCCTTTTTCTTGGAGGAAGCTGATAAATTCATTGTCAGGGAATTGGGAAAATCCACCTATGAAGCTGCCGATTTGAAAAATATAGAACCTGACAACGAGATGGCCGAACAGATCCTGTTTTTTTTAAAGGAAATGCTATCCTACGGTGATAATATTGAAGACTTGAAAGTAATGATAGCGGAAGGAATTACCCAAATGGACACCCGCTTGAACTACCATTTGAATATAGATTTTAACGGCCGGGAAAAAGTGGGAGATGATCCTTATGATATCACAGACTTGGGCTATGGAAACGGCAATCCGAAGAATCTTGTCAAGGATGAAAGCCATGCAACTCACGTAGCAGGAATCATTGCGGCTAAGCGTGATAATTCCTTGGGAATTTTGGGTGTTGCAGATAATGTAAGCATCATGTCAATCCGTGCTGTTCCAGATGGTGATGAATATGATAAGGATGTTGCTTTGGGAATACGCTATGCCGTGGATAACGGGGCTAAAATCATCAATGCAAGTTTCGGTAAATCCTTTTCACCCAATGCAGAATGGGTTTACGATGCCTTGAAATATGCAGCATCCAAGGACGTGTTATTTGTCTTGGCCGCAGGAAATGATGGAAATGACATGGATGATCTCAACAACCCTAATTTCCCCAACGATCATCAATTTGTAAAAGGACAGGAATTTATAGACAATGTCATCACTGTTGGCGCCTTGACTCCTTATTTTGGGGAAGATTTAGTGGCTGTTTTTTCAAACTTTGGAAAAGAAAATGTTGATGTTTTTGCTCCTGGAGATGATATTTATTCTACCATGCCTGAGAACGAATATGATTTTCAGGGTGGGACTTCCATGGCTGCGCCTATGGTTTCTGGATTGGCGGCACTGATCAGGTCCCATTATCCCCAATTGAGCGCGGCACAGGTTAAAAAGATCATCATGGAATCCGGCATTAAACCAAAATTAAATGTAGTGGTGGCAGGAGATCCTGAAAAAGTTTTGCCTTTCGAACAACTTTCCAAGTCAGGGAAAATGGTCAATGCCTATAATGCCTTGATTATGGCTGAAAAGGTAGCGAGAGGAAAAACAAAACTTTGA